The following are encoded in a window of Panicum virgatum strain AP13 chromosome 5N, P.virgatum_v5, whole genome shotgun sequence genomic DNA:
- the LOC120675493 gene encoding GATA transcription factor 15-like: protein MLHEAVPCTCGLLYGTCGGGCSLLFAASEGSHRSQYYERCGGGGKEAGFGAAGSYGGSVDCTLSLGTSSTRRAEAAGAPRAPPAPSGALPWPEAPPVPSCNSGSSHYGAAEANNARRCANCGTTSTPLWRNGPRGPKSLCNACGIRFKKEERRAAAAAAASDGGVEYASYGYARQPQQWGCYGPASFGVFGDAAGEVGGPCLPWGLGVMPASSPEFGAAREMPSLFQYY, encoded by the exons ATGCTGCACGAGGCGGTGCCCTGCACGTGCGGGCTGCTCTACggcacctgcggcggcggctgctcgcTGCTGTTCGCGGCGTCGGAGGGGAGCCACCGCAGCCAGTACTAcgagcgctgcggcggcggcgggaaggaGGCCGGCTTCGGTGCGGCCGGCTCCTACGGGGGCTCGGTGGACTGCACGCTCTCGCTCGGCACGTCGTCCACGCGCCGCGccgaggcggcgggggcgccgcgcgcgccgccggctccgTCCGGGGCGCTGCCCTGGCCGGAAGCGCCGCCCGTTCCCAGCTGCAACAGCGGCAGCAGCCACTACGGCGCCGCCGAGGCTAATAACGCCCGCCGGTGCGCCAACTGCGGCACCACCTCCACCCCGCTCTGGAGGAACGGCCCGCGCGGACCCAAG TCGCTGTGCAACGCGTGCGGGATCCGGTTCAAGaaggaggagcggcgcgcggcggccgccgccgcggcctcggacGGCGGCGTGGAGTACGCGTCGTACGGGTACGCGCGGCAGCCGCAGCAGTGGGGCTGCTACGGCCCGGCGTCCTTCGGCGTGTtcggcgacgcggccggcgaggtgggcgGGCCGTGCCTGCCGTGGGGCCTCGGGGTCATGCCGGCGTCGTCGCCGGAGTTCGGGGCCGCCCGGGAGATGCCGAGCCTGTTCCAGTACTACTAG
- the LOC120674235 gene encoding mannan endo-1,4-beta-mannosidase 1-like: MRRLRGALALLLLLCIHGGRQGAEAGRDGFVRVQGTHFVLNGNPFFANGFNAYWLMSFGADPARRGKVTSALGQAAAAGLSVARTWAFSDGGSNALQYSPGRYNENTFQGLDFVLSEARKHGIKMILSLVNSYDSFGGRKQYVQWAREQGQSIGSDDEFFTNPVVKGFYKNHIKTVLTRVNTITGVAYKDDPTIMAWELMNEPRCQSDLSGRTLQSWIAEMAAHVKSIDAAHLLEAGLEGFYGASTPSRAAAANPSGYQLGTDFVANNRAPGIDFATVHAYPDQWLPGLDAPSQLRFLGAWLDAHVADARDALRKPLLVAEFGRSRRDPGYSGDQRDAVFGTVYGKVYESARAGGPAAGALFWQLLAEGMESYGDGYEVVLGQASSTAGVIATQSRRLQGLARAFARARKPKQGQTGQGGN; encoded by the exons ATGAGGAGGCTTCGTGGAGCTCTtgctctgctgctgctcctctgcatCCATGGCGGCCGTCAAGGAGCAGAGGCCGGGCGGGACGGGTTCGTGAGGGTCCAGGGCACCCACTTCGTGCTGAACGGCAACCCGTTCTTCGCTAACGGATTCAACGCCTATTGGCTCATGTCCTTCGGCGCCGACCCCGCCCGGAGGGGCAAGGTCACCTCCGCGCTgggccaggccgccgccgccgggctctCCGTGGCCAGGACGTGGGCGTTCAGCGACGGCGGCAGCAATGCCCTGCAGTACTCCCCCGGCCGCTACAACGAGAACACCTTCCAG GGGTTGGATTTCGTGCTGTCTGAGGCCAGGAAGCATGGGATTAAGATGATACTGAGCCTCGTGAACAGCTACGACAGCTTTGGAGGGAGGAAGCAGTACGTGCAGTGGGCAAGAGAGCAGGGGCAGAGCATTGGATCTGACGATGAGTTCTTCACTAACCCTGTTGTCAAGGgcttctacaaaaaccatatcaAG ACTGTGCTGACGCGGGTGAACACGATCACGGGCGTGGCGTACAAGGACGACCCGACGATCATGGCGTGGGAGCTGATGAACGAGCCCCGGTGCCAGTCGGACCTCTCCGGCCGGACCCTCCAGTCGTGGATCGCTGAGATGGCGGCGCACGTCAAGTCCATCGACGCTGCCCACCTGCTGGAGGCCGGCCTGGAGGGCTTCTACGGCGCGTCGACGccgtcccgcgccgccgccgcgaacccGTCGGGGTACCAGCTGGGCACCGACTTCGTCGCCAACAACCGGGCGCCCGGGATCGACTTCGCCACCGTGCACGCGTACCCGGACCAGTGGCTGCCCGGCCTCGACGCGCCGTCGCAGCTCCGGTTCCTGGGCGCCTGGCTCGACGCCCACGTCGCCGACGCGCGGGACGCGCTGCGGAAGCCGCTGCTGGTGGCGGAGTTCGGCAGGTCGCGCCGGGACCCCGGGTACAGCGGCGACCAGCGGGACGCGGTGTTCGGCACGGTGTACGGCAAGGTCTACGAGTcggcgcgcgccggcgggcCCGCGGCGGGGGCGCTCTTCTGGCAGCTGCTGGCGGAGGGGATGGAATCGTACGGGGACGGCTACGAGGTGGTGCTGGGTCAGGCGTCGTCCACCGCCGGCGTCATCGCGACGCAGAGCCGGAGGCTGCAGGGGCTCGCCAGGGcgttcgcgcgcgcgcgcaagcCAAAGCAGGGACAGACGGGCCAGGGCGGCAACTGA